gctcaGCCCAGAGGAGCTGAGGAACCTCGAGACCATGATGAAGGAGTTCCCTCGTTTAAACGCCGCCACTAAGAGGGACGGCGATTCGGAGCCAAACCACAGAGAGAGCCGAGGCTACAGCAGCTACAACGACGTCGTACCGATCGGCAAAGGCTCCGACCTCGCCATGACGAAGAAGAAACTGAAATGGCAAGAGGAGACGCAGAAAGGCCTGAGCTTCCCAACATTCAGGGGAGGCAACTTCATGGACGACTTTGATCATAACGACAACTACGCCGGCGGTAACGCAGTGCAGTCCCAGCTTCCGGCAGAGCAGGAAGCGATGGAAGATGATGAACCcacggaggaggaagaggaagacgaGGAGGCGTTGAGTcccgaggaagaggaggctcGGGCCAAAGCGGAGCAGGAGGAGATGAGGAGGCAGGCGGCCGAGGCACAGAGAGCCaagatggaggaggagaagtTGGCCGACATCGCCTCGGACATGCTGCTGCGCTACATGGTCAAACAGAACAACGGGAACAGGAAGTATGGCGCGCCTCTGTCCAACGCCGCCGAGGACAAGCGGTCCGACGAGGAACAGGAAGTGACGGAGGAGGATGATATTGACCCCCAGACCATCGACAAGCTGATTGAGATCTCCAACAAGCTCCACCTCCCCGCCGACGACGTGGTGGACATCATCAGCGAcgtggagaagaagaagaagaaagacgtGGCGCCCGAGGCGGCGTCTCGTTGGCAGCGGCCTCTGACGCCGCTGTCGTCTCCTTTCTCGTCAACCAATGGTTTCTCAGCGTCGCAGATTCCAACCGGCCAAAATGGCTTCCCCGTCTCTAAGCAACCATCTCCAGCTGTCAATCTCCTCAAAACGTGGTTGCAGGAGAAATCGCAAACCAAATCGCCAGATCTTTGGAACAAACCTTCCAAGCCTCTGTCAGCCAATCCAAATCATTGGCCCAAACCTCAGAAGCCTCTGTCAATCAAGCAGGACCTCTGGCTCAAATCCCCCAAGTCTGTTTGGACTGGATACCCTTTGTACCCCTACAAATACCCATCCTACTACCAGAGGAAGCTGTACCCGGACTACTACCCCATCTATTATCCTCCTCCCCCCAGACCCAAACCCCGTTACTACATCCCCAAACCCGCTCTCACCCTCAACAACTTCCTGGGAAATTCCGTGGATGACACCTACTCCTTCCCTCCCAGACACCGTTACCACAGCTGGGTCCAACCTCGGCTGAGACGCCCACCCGCCGGCTTCCAGCAGAGGCCGTACTACGCCAGCTACCGCTTTCAGCCGCTGCCCATCCCCAAACCTCGTTCCCCTCCCCGAATGCCTGTAATCCCTCCGCGACAGAAGTTCTATTACTCAGCCCCGGCGGCACCCGCGGTGACGAGAAATGAAGATTATAACGTGGCTGGAAAGCAGCCGGACAGCAGCAAGCATGACGATCTGGAGAAATACATTCAGCAGATACTCATGAAGGGACAAATGTTGGAGTGAAAGggtgagaggagagggagaataGGGGAAATGGAAATTAGGAGAAATGAGCAGAAAAGTATTTCTTCATTGAATTTGTTTTGCTGGTAATtggttttgttttatgtaacaAGTTTCTTCCTCCCGTTTTGATTGGTTGCGTCGTGGACACGGACATTCAGGAggacttttttttccagctgtAGTCTGGATAAAATGTACTACGGTAGGAAAATGAAAGGAAAGACACACATCTGCACTCCTCCTCTGTGAAGGAGGGGAAACAGGATGAATGGCGTCCGTTGGAAAGCATGATGCGACAATGTTTTGTTTCATGCTAGAACTTTTCATCCAAACTTCCGGCATGACAACATTCTCCATTGGGACATTTGACAATGCCAACAAAGGAGGACGCTTGAATATGTTGTTACCTgtacctttaaaaaaatatatatttttcagaGTCAGAGAGTCGAAACAATCGTAGGCAGTGATGGATGCTGGGAAATGTTTAATGACGGAATGATGGAATTTGACTGTCTAAACACAAAGAGAATATTTGTGTAATTATCCCAGGCAGGGAAATTTGAAAACTTTTTCATGAACAATCTTTCTGAAATGACCTCCACTAAATGGCCCAAACTATGTGGACGCCAAACATTCCAGCCGTATGTGATTCAGACACAAGAGCATTAGTGACGGTCCAACACTGATGATGTATGATTAGGTCTGGCTTAAAGTCGGTGGTTCAGTTCATCCCTaaggtggctctgctaaatagtctctggaaggaacttgttttggtggaacatttgcacccagataaaagaaaacgccacataaaatatgaaatgaagttaactgttcacacaatacagtaacgtgagctatttaaattagctgatacatggttaaacctcatttgctcttaccagtgtatcgccgtgtgtacttcgtccacagcgatcccaccaatcggtccaaAAACGTCCCAGGTAAAGAGAAAATACtgtaacatattctttgtaaatctttacaatcattccctgaaagaaccaaacaGACCTGCCTTATTTCATGATCGAAATTTTTTGAACGATAACACACAGAGAGGGGAAGCGGAGAGATGTAATGTACTTACCGTGGATCCAGACTATTCCACACCTGACTTTGTGCACGGGGACATTGTTATGTTCAAAACAGGGAAGGGCCAAAAACAAACTGTTGACGGGAAGCGGGAATCTCACTGTTATCTAGAATATCATTGTATCCTAGAGCTTTAATAGTTCCCTTTTTTTGGCACTAAGGTGCATTGCCCAAACCAGGAAAAACCTCCCCAGACCACAGAGCGTCTCTATACTTTTGGCCATATAGTGTATCAACTGACACATTTATCATCtcttagtgatgaaatcaaaaTCACACATCATCTTGGAATGGCCTCATGCcattgaatacatttttatgcaaatttatcatttttgtgttatttgtatcaaAATGCAGCAAAAGCATTTTAGCAGAACAGCACCTTCTTGTTATGTATACTCACACATAGCCACCAAAGCTCTTTATGATGAAATATAAGGCTGCGAAAAGCATATTTCATACAAAGGGCTGTGGAAGCCACACTAACACCACTGTAATGGCTTGGATGACTCATCCTTTTGCATAACTTCAATTACCTTGTTGCTATGGTGCCAAACCCTGGCCAAACTCTATATGGCATTCTTTTGATGCCTTCAGAGGAGAATGCAGTGGTGGAGGCATACTGCTCTTTTACTaaacacatacattttaaaggACAAGGCCGGTGTTATTCTCTATTTTATTCTACATCACCAAATGTGTTTAATACTTTGCGACTTCCCTACCCTGCCTGTAGCACTCAGTTTATATTTGTGATATGGAAAATCACCAACCTTACCCTTTAAAGATACCCTCCATGGTTTCGTTAGAGCACAAAGTGCCCCTGAATCCCAAAGTTCCTTTCAGCTCGATAAAGACCATTAAGTGCCATTTTAGTATTCAACATTTAGTTTTCATTGATCATTATGAACTCAAAGTCTATTTTGAGACACATATTGTGTTTCTTGTTATCTAAATTGTTGCACAACCATTGATCATACATTTTAAACTCTGAGCTGAAATCGGCTGCCTTACATGTCACTGTGACATCCCTAACATTGCGCTTTatgattttttgtattttttttattttgataccaTTTGATATTATCCATGAGATCAAGGCTGTAATCACTTTTGTAAGAGATAATGGGAATGATTCTCTGGAACTGATTCCACTGGAGATGGAATCAGTTCGCTCATATTCAGGTAAAACTAAGTTGAATTCACAATTTTAAAAACACGATGAAGGGATTTTTAATTGCTTGGATTGGAtggcagtgttttttttgtactgcTGAGATTTCCTCTCTTTACTTAGATGGCTACTGATAATCAGTAATCAATAAACACTTCTTTTTCTCCCCATTCACCTCTTTTGAAAATGCGTCACTGGGAACAAGAGCAGATGTTGCTCTTTGGTTTATCTGTATTGTTGACCTTTGTTGTCATCTGTTGCTAAGGGATGAGCAAATCTCAACATCTTTATTGCCAAGCCAAAATAGGACCACGGCATCGCCAATCTCACACTGAAACCATGAGGCCAAAAGAGAGTGAACTGAATCGAGGAGATGGGAGTAAAAACTAAGCTTTTTGTAATTGTTAatgattcattgtttttttacacgATTAAGAAGGAAGTTGCAGATTGAGAAAGGAACCGGGAGAAATAAGGGGCTGAGATATGAAGCGACAGACCAGCGGGTAAAAGTGTCTGCACGTTTATGTATACTTGCATCTAAAAATTGCTTCTTTGAAGATGTACAAGCATCAATTAAAAgagcataaaaaaaacatttaaagatgACAGAAACAATGACGTCGGTGTACCTTAAAAATCATTGTTTGAGTCATGTATGCAGCGAGTGTTGTCTATGGTCTTTCTAGATGTACCTTGTTGTAACCATCGTAAT
The sequence above is drawn from the Sander lucioperca isolate FBNREF2018 chromosome 17, SLUC_FBN_1.2, whole genome shotgun sequence genome and encodes:
- the vgf gene encoding neurosecretory protein VGF, which codes for MIGYHDASSALSLLVLLTGVSLLHPSTPNPINTPGDVDYPHRVTPPAKDPETGSIQKEEAEEEEELFKDVDPKTLAAVLLEALNHSWVGERREGRERDDGMEDGEEMKAETGEATREEAYRGVRTMETEGANRDRDGRQELELLMAAQGKEREREEEEERKRAQEEEEKMTEKVTSRTTSQTVQVQRERQQPASLDGRGENGQGTAPPNIPGQGSNEEEEEQLSPEELRNLETMMKEFPRLNAATKRDGDSEPNHRESRGYSSYNDVVPIGKGSDLAMTKKKLKWQEETQKGLSFPTFRGGNFMDDFDHNDNYAGGNAVQSQLPAEQEAMEDDEPTEEEEEDEEALSPEEEEARAKAEQEEMRRQAAEAQRAKMEEEKLADIASDMLLRYMVKQNNGNRKYGAPLSNAAEDKRSDEEQEVTEEDDIDPQTIDKLIEISNKLHLPADDVVDIISDVEKKKKKDVAPEAASRWQRPLTPLSSPFSSTNGFSASQIPTGQNGFPVSKQPSPAVNLLKTWLQEKSQTKSPDLWNKPSKPLSANPNHWPKPQKPLSIKQDLWLKSPKSVWTGYPLYPYKYPSYYQRKLYPDYYPIYYPPPPRPKPRYYIPKPALTLNNFLGNSVDDTYSFPPRHRYHSWVQPRLRRPPAGFQQRPYYASYRFQPLPIPKPRSPPRMPVIPPRQKFYYSAPAAPAVTRNEDYNVAGKQPDSSKHDDLEKYIQQILMKGQMLE